Proteins from one Chaetodon auriga isolate fChaAug3 chromosome 19, fChaAug3.hap1, whole genome shotgun sequence genomic window:
- the LOC143337947 gene encoding non-selective voltage-gated ion channel VDAC2 isoform X1 translates to MAVPPSYSDLGKAAKDIFSKGYGFGVVKLDLKTKSQSGVEFNTSGSSNTDTGKASGSLETKYKMKELGLSFNQKWNTDNTLATEVTVEDQLAQGLKVALDTSFVPNTGKKSGKLKTGYKRDFVNLGCDVDFEGPIIHAAAVLGYEGWLAGYQMAFDTAKSKLAQNNFALGYRAGDFQLHTNVNDGTEFGGSIYQKVNDELETAVTLAWTAGSNNTRFGIAAKYKLDKDASLSAKVNNASLIGVGYTQSLRPGVKVTLSALIDGKNFNAGGHKVGMGFELEA, encoded by the exons ATGGCTGTCCCTCCTTCATACTCAGACCTGGGCAAAGCTGCCAAGGATATATTCAGCAAGGGCTATG GCTTTGGTGTCGTGAAGCTGGACCTCAAGACCAAATCACAAAGTGGAGTG GAGTTCAACACATCTGGCTCcagtaacacagacacagggaAGGCCTCAGGGAGCCTGGAGACCAAATACAAGATGAAGGAGCTCGGCCTGAGCTTCAACCAGAAGTGGAACACAGACAACACGCTGGCGACCGAGGTCACTGTGGAGGACCAG CTGGCTCAAGGGCTGAAGGTCGCCTTGGATACGTCTTTTGTACCGAACACAGG GAAGAAGAGCGGAAAGCTGAAGACGGGCTACAAGCGCGACTTTGTGAACCTGGGCTGCGACGTCGACTTCGAGGGTCCCATCATCCACGCCGCCGCTGTGCTGGGCTACGagggctggctggctggctacCAGATGGCCTTCGACACGGCCAAGTCCAAACTGGCCCAGAACAACTTCGCCCTGGGGTACAGGGCCGGCGACTTCCAGCTGCACACCAACGT TAACGATGGGACCGAGTTCGGCGGCTCCATCTACCAGAAGGTGAACGACGAGCTGGAGACGGCGGTGACTCTGGCCTGGACCGCCGGCAGTAACAACACTCGCTTCGGCATCGCTGCCAAATACAAGCTGGACAAAGAcgcctctctgtct GCCAAAGTGAACAATGCCAGTCTGATTGGAGTCGGCTACACCCAGAGTCTTCGACCAG GTGTGAAGGTCACCCTGTCGGCCCTGATCGACGGGAAGAACTTCAACGCCGGCGGACACAAAGTCGGCATGGGCTTCGAGCTGGAGGCGTAA
- the LOC143337947 gene encoding non-selective voltage-gated ion channel VDAC2 isoform X2: MEFNTSGSSNTDTGKASGSLETKYKMKELGLSFNQKWNTDNTLATEVTVEDQLAQGLKVALDTSFVPNTGKKSGKLKTGYKRDFVNLGCDVDFEGPIIHAAAVLGYEGWLAGYQMAFDTAKSKLAQNNFALGYRAGDFQLHTNVNDGTEFGGSIYQKVNDELETAVTLAWTAGSNNTRFGIAAKYKLDKDASLSAKVNNASLIGVGYTQSLRPGVKVTLSALIDGKNFNAGGHKVGMGFELEA, encoded by the exons ATG GAGTTCAACACATCTGGCTCcagtaacacagacacagggaAGGCCTCAGGGAGCCTGGAGACCAAATACAAGATGAAGGAGCTCGGCCTGAGCTTCAACCAGAAGTGGAACACAGACAACACGCTGGCGACCGAGGTCACTGTGGAGGACCAG CTGGCTCAAGGGCTGAAGGTCGCCTTGGATACGTCTTTTGTACCGAACACAGG GAAGAAGAGCGGAAAGCTGAAGACGGGCTACAAGCGCGACTTTGTGAACCTGGGCTGCGACGTCGACTTCGAGGGTCCCATCATCCACGCCGCCGCTGTGCTGGGCTACGagggctggctggctggctacCAGATGGCCTTCGACACGGCCAAGTCCAAACTGGCCCAGAACAACTTCGCCCTGGGGTACAGGGCCGGCGACTTCCAGCTGCACACCAACGT TAACGATGGGACCGAGTTCGGCGGCTCCATCTACCAGAAGGTGAACGACGAGCTGGAGACGGCGGTGACTCTGGCCTGGACCGCCGGCAGTAACAACACTCGCTTCGGCATCGCTGCCAAATACAAGCTGGACAAAGAcgcctctctgtct GCCAAAGTGAACAATGCCAGTCTGATTGGAGTCGGCTACACCCAGAGTCTTCGACCAG GTGTGAAGGTCACCCTGTCGGCCCTGATCGACGGGAAGAACTTCAACGCCGGCGGACACAAAGTCGGCATGGGCTTCGAGCTGGAGGCGTAA
- the slc25a1b gene encoding tricarboxylate transport protein B, mitochondrial, with the protein MSGQPRFMSPFSRPQCLAAAAPAGKAKLTHPGKAILAGGIAGGIEICITFPTEYVKTQLQLDEKANPPKYRGIVDCVKQTVNSHGVRGLYRGLSSLLYGSIPKAAVRFGMFEFLSNKMRDESGKLDSKRGFLCGLGAGVAEAVVVVCPMETVKVKFIHDQTSANPKYRGFFHGVREIIRSEGLKGTYQGLTATVLKQGSNQAIRFYVMTSLRNWYKGDDPNKAINPLITGLFGAVAGAVSVFGNTPLDVIKTRMQGLEAHKYKSTMDCAIKIMRHEGPMAFYKGTVPRLGRVCMDVAIVFIIYEEVVKVLNMVWKTD; encoded by the exons ATGTCCGGACAGCCTAGATTTATGAGTCCGTTTTCCAGACCGCAGTGtttggctgctgcagctccggCGGGGAAAGCCAAGCTCACGCACCCTGGAAAGGCGATCCTGGCAG gtGGGATAGCGGGAGGCATCGAGATCTGCATCACCTTCCCCACAGAGTACgtgaaaacacagctgcagctcgaCGAGAAGGCAAACCCTCCCAAATACAGAGGCATCG TCGACTGTGTGAAGCAGACAGTGAACAGTCATGGGGTGAGGGGTCTTTACAGAggtctcagctctctgctgtacGGCTCTATACCTAAAGCAGCTGTCAG ATTCGGGATGTTTGAGTTCCTCAGTAATAAGATGCGTGATGAAAGTGGTAAATTAGACAGTAAGCGAGGATTCCTCTGTGGCCTCGGGGCTGGAGTCGCTGAAGCTGTGGTGGTCGTCTGTCCGATGGAGACTGTTAag GTTAAATTCATCCACGATCAGACATCAGCAAACCCAAAGTACAGGGGATTTTTCCATGGCGTGAGGGAGATTATTCGATCTGAGG GTCTGAAGGGGACCTATCAAGGCCTGACAGCCACCGTGTTGAAACAAGGCTCCAACCAGGCCATCCGCTTCTACGTCATGACTTCACTGAGGAACTGGTACAAAG GTGACGACCCCAACAAAGCCATTAACCCTTTGATAACTGGCCTGTTTGGAGCTGTGGCtggtgctgtcagtgtgtttggaAACACTCCCCTGGATGTCATTAAGACCAGAATGCAG GGTCTCGAAGCTCACAAGTACAAGAGCACGATGGACTGCGCCATCAAGATCATGAGGCACGAGGGACCGATGGC GTTCTACAAAGGCACAGTTCCTCGGCTGGGTCGGGTGTGCATGGACGTGGCCATAGTCTTTATTATCTACGAGGAAGTCGTCAAGGTCCTGAACATGGTTTGGAAGACGGACTGA
- the tor4aa gene encoding torsin-4A, translating to MEMSDQDSSASASQTEGEFDGEVDEEMDGEVDSEEKREDRHSDSSAPSLSSFSSSLRAVVRIKQKYQAMKRRRQELAMGLGGAGTLTGAPARTSPKIFTFDGLTPSAFPALSSSAPQKKKRRRRKRVLFPNSGGCRSPPKQAPSRAKYCLYLLFAIVFVQVYNAIENLDDHVLRYDLEGLEKTLRREVFGQQGAVEGLLSHLKDYLSTYVHNKPLVVSLHGPSGVGKSHLGRLLAGHFRSVVGETLVLQYYVLHHCPQEANALHCASNLSAIISEMVERAEEEEKIPLFIFDEAEHMHDEILDALWQLVASKQSNEYLNAIYLFLSNLGHAHITKHMLHNSSSISMALSASARHTNLVKELTPILRNTLQKLHVLWTEADILPLGLLEKGHVMECFLDEMTREGFYPDHTNIERLAGEIKYYPVVGGHEYSQTGCKQVVAKVNLL from the exons atgaGCGACCAGGACAGCAGCGCCTCGGCCTCTCAAACAGAGGGAGAGTTTGATGGAGAGGTGGATGAAGAGATGGACGGAGAGGTGGACAGcgaagagaaaagagaggacagacacagcGACAGTTCGGCGCCCAGTCTGTCCAgcttctcctcatctctgcgCGCCGTCGTACGCATCAAACAGAAGTACCAGGCCATGAAGAGGCGGCGCCAGGAGCTGGCCatggggctgggaggagcagggACCCTCACGGGAGCCCCGGCGCGAACCAGCCCCAAGATCTTCACCTTCGACGGGCTCACCCCCTCCGCCTTCCCCGCCCTGTCGTCCTCCGCCcctcagaagaagaagaggaggaggaggaaacggGTGTTGTTTCCCAACAGCGGGGGGTGCAGGTCTCCTCCGAAGCAGGCGCCAAGCCGAGCCAAGTACTGCCTTTACCTGCTCTTTGCCATCGTCTTTGTCCAG GTGTACAATGCCATAGAGAACCTGGATGACCACGTTCTCCGGTATGACCTGGAGGGGCTGGAGAAGACGCTGAGGAGGGAGGTGTTTGGGCAGCAGGGAGCGGTGGAGGGTCTGCTGTCCCACCTGAAGGACTACCTGTCCACCTACGTCCACAACAAGCCCCTGGTGGTGTCCCTGCACGGCCCCAGCGGCGTGGGCAAGAGCCACCTGGGACGCCTCCTGGCCGGACACTTCCGCTCCGTGGTCGGGGAGACGCTGGTGCTGCAGTACTACGTCCTCCACCACTGTCCCCAGGAGGCCAACGCCCTGCACTGTGCCAGCAACCTCTCCGCTATCATCTCAGAGATGGTCGAACgagccgaggaggaggagaagatcccGCTCTTCATCTTCGACGAGGCCGAGCACATGCACGACGAGATCCTGGACGCGCTGTGGCAACTGGTGGCCTCCAAACAGTCCAATGAATACCTGAACGCTATCTACCTGTTCCTGAGCAATCTGGGTCACGCACACATCACCAAACACATGCTGCACAACTCCTCGAGTATTTCTATGGCGTTGTCAGCGTCCGCTCGTCATACTAACCTTGTAAAAGAGCTGACTCCGATATTGCGCAACACTCTGCAGAAGCTTCACGTACTGTGGACAGAGGCGGACATCTTACCTCTGGGCCTTCTGGAGAAAGGTCACGTGATGGAGTGCTTCCTGGATGAAATGACTCGAGAGGGGTTCTACCCGGATCATACCAACATCGAGCGTCTGGCAGGGGAGATAAAATATTACCCCGTGGTAGGGGGGCACGAATATTCCCAGACAGGCTGCAAGCAAGTGGTGGCTAAGGTCAACCTGCTGTGA